A genome region from Triticum aestivum cultivar Chinese Spring chromosome 2B, IWGSC CS RefSeq v2.1, whole genome shotgun sequence includes the following:
- the LOC123043451 gene encoding uncharacterized protein: MRCRGPPPTASASQETGTRPFPATSASPSMMKSCELVARYTELENKHIQLELDLNLVQENFTKAKEEAKDKLKEARKKKDLDLVEAQKAALDKTKLAEEKLASISKLEEENTNLKAALNTANKEVSRLKNDKP; encoded by the exons ATGCGCTGTCGTGGCCCGCCTCCGACTGCTTCAGCAAGCCAAGAAACTGGAACGCGCCCATTCCCGGCGACCTCGGCATCTCCATCGATGATG aaatcttgcgagcttgtggctcgttatactgagttggagaacaagcatatccagctcgaacttgatttgaaccttgtccaggagaacttcacgaaggcgaaggaggaggcaaaag ataaactgaaggaggctcgaaagaagaaggaccttgacctcgtcgaggcgcagaaagcggctttgGACAAGACGAAGCTCGCAGAAGAAAAGCtggcttcaatcagcaaacttgaagaggagaataccaatctgaaagctgctctcaacacggccaacaaggaggtcagtcgactgaagaatgacaaaccctaa
- the LOC123043449 gene encoding FK506-binding protein 4, with protein sequence MYSMPNGAQEQTKEEEGSGGESQEVWESDGEEDEEDAGSGEEEEEEEEEEVEPPRTERRSKLTHDPAVERGKAAVPVGQLTTRPRTTSPAPTEKASKQPRAASSKLTKALPKMRMVIPTISGAATSETSVRHEDQEMEDAATSNPRMISVVSLSVDWIFIFNFKSFL encoded by the exons atgtactcgatgcccaacggggcgcaagaacagaccAAGGAGGAGGAAGGGAGCGGGGGTGAAAGTCAGGAGGTGTGGGAATCCGATggcgaggaggatgaagaagatgcCGGCTCtggtgaggaagaggaggaggaagaggaggaggaagtcgagccTCCCCGTACTGAAAGACGATCCAAGCTCACCCATGACCCCGCAGTCGAGCGTGGTAAGGCGGCCGTGCCTGTTGGGCAGTTGACTACACGTCCTCGCacgacctctccggcgccgactgagaaagcgtcgaagcaaccccgagcagCATCATCAAAACTGACGAAGGCCCtgccgaagatgaggatggtgattcccactatttccGG tgctgctacttctgagacctcagtcaggcatgaagatcaagaaatggaggatgctgccACTTCCAACCCTCGTATGATCTCTGTAGTTTCGCTTTCGGTCGATtggatcttcatttttaactttaAATCTTTCCTGTAG